One Oryza glaberrima chromosome 10, OglaRS2, whole genome shotgun sequence DNA segment encodes these proteins:
- the LOC127753178 gene encoding protein OPAQUE1-like has product MSYRKGSKVWVEEKGEGWVEAEVVEVKDRAIVMLTSHRKKITVLAEKCLPRDTDEDLGGGHVDDMTKLTYLNEPGVLYNLKRRYALNEIYTYTGSILIAVNPFTRLPHLYNEYMMEQYKGVRLGELSPHVFAVADASYRAMVNDSRSQSILVSGESGAGKTETTKFIMQYLTYVGGRAAIDDRTVEQQVLESNPLLEAFGNAKTVRNDNSSRFGKFVEMQFDANGRISGAAIRTYLLERSRVVQINDPERNFHCFYQLCASGKDAELYKLGHPGSFHYLNKSKTYELEGTNNEDEYWKTKRAMDIVGISRNDQDAIFRILAAILHLGNIEFSPGKEIDSSKIKDPTSNFHLQMAAKLFMCDPDLLVSTLCTRAINTLEGAIIKALDCSAAAANRDALAKTVYARLFDWLVENINKSIGQDVDSKVQIGILDIYGFESFKNNSFEQFCINFANEKLQQHFNEHVFKMEQEEYKSEKIDWSYIEFIDNQDVLDLIEKKPIGIIALLDEACMFPKSTHETFATKMFRNFSSHHRLEKTKFSETDFTISHYAGKVTYQTESFLEKNRDYIVAEHCNLLSSSRCPLVSGLFGTLPEESLRSSYKFSSVASRFKQQLQALMETLNSTEPHYVRCVKPNSVNQPQIFENQSVLHQLRCGGVLEAVRISLAGYPTRRTYAEFVDRFGVLVPELMLGSYDERALTKGILEKMKLDNFQLGSTKVFLRAGQIAILDMRRAEVLENAARHIQGRFRTFITRKEFVKTREASISIQAYCRGCLARKKYMVKRETAAAIIVQKYVRRWRLHRTYQQSHSAALLIQSCIRGFIARRYFSVIREQKAALVIQSLWRKRKVIILFQQYRQATVAIQCAWRQKVARRELRRLKMAANEAGALREAKNKLEKKLDDLTLRLTLERRLRAAGEEAKSVEILKRDKLIESLSAECAAAKSAAQSEHDKNLLLQRQLDDSLREITMLRSSKIMTAEAERENSNLKNLVESLSKNNSSLEYELTSARKGSDATMKKLKDVEGKCNHLQQNLDKLQEKLTNMENENHVLRQKALNMSPLNNMPMTTKAFPQKFATPIGLPNGEQKHGYETPPPAKYLASLPQSLTRSRRTRMPVERQEENHEILLRCIKENLGFKDGKPVTACIIYSCLLHWRAFESERTAIFDHVIEAINNVLKGEEADGRLPYWLSNTSSLLCLLQKNLRSNGLFATPSRRSGGTLGIGDKIVQTLRSPSKLMGRSDNLGQVDARYPAILFKQQLTACVEKIFGQLRDNLKKEISPLLSVCIQAPKSSRAQPGKATKSPGIGAQPPSNSHWDNIVKFLDLLMDTLHENYVPSFFIRKLITQLFSFINIQLFNSLLLRRECCTFSNGEYVKAGLSLLEKWITDATDEFAGTSMHELNYIRQAVGFLVIHQKRKKKLEEIRNELCPNLSVRQIYRICSMYWDDKYNTQGISNEVVSAMREEVNKDTQNLVSNSFLLDDDLCIPFSTEDLSIAIPAIDYVDIELPESLHHYASVQLLLKHHDPQPV; this is encoded by the exons ATGAGCTACCGGAAGGGGTCGAAGGTGTGGGtggaggagaaaggggaggggtgggtggaggcggaggtggtggaggtgaaggACAGGGCCATCGTCATGCTCACCAGCCATCGGAAGAAG ATTACAGTTTTGGCAGAGAAGTGTCTGCCCAGGGACACAGATGAAGATCTAGGTGGGGGGCATGTCGATGACATGACCAAACTGACTTATCTTAATGAACCAGGTGTTCTATACAATTTGAAGAGAAGATATGCATTGAATGAGATATAT ACATACACTGGAAGCATCTTGATTGCTGTTAATCCATTCACGAGGCTTCCTCACCTGTACAATGAGTACATGATGGAGCAATACAAGGGTGTCCGACTAGGGGAGTTGAGTCCACATGTTTTTGCAGTAGCTGATGCATCATACAG GGCTATGGTGAATGATTCCCGGAGCCAGTCAATCCTGGTTAGTGGTGAAAGTGGCGCTGGCAAGACTGAGACAACAAAGTTTATCATGCAATATCTTACGTATGTTGGTGGTAGAGCTGCTATTGACGATCGAACTGTTGAACAGCAGGTTCTTGAA TCTAACCCTCTTCTGGAGGCATTTGGCAATGCAAAAACAGTTAGAAATGACAACTCAAG CCGGTTTGGCAAATTTGTGGAGATGCAATTTGATGCAAATGGTAGAATATCTGGGGCTGCTATTAGGACCTATCTTTTGGAAAGGTCCCGTGTTGTGCAGATTAATGATCCTGAAAGAAATTTTCATTGCTTTTATCAGTTATGTGCGTCTGGAAAG GATGCAGAACTGTACAAGCTTGGTCACCCAGGGAGTTTCCATTACTTGAATAAAAGTAAGACATATGAATTGGAAGGAACAAATAATGAAGACGAGTACTGGAAGACAAAAAGGGCAATGGATATTGTCGGAATTAGCAGAAATGATCAG GATGCTATATTTCGGATACTGGCAGCCATTCTTCATCTTGGCAACATTGAGTTTTCTCCTGGAAAGGAAATTGATTCTTCAAAAATTAAGGATCCAACATCAAATTTTCACCTTCAAATGGCAGCCAAACTATtcat GTGTGATCCAGATCTGTTGGTCTCAACTCTATGTACACGCGCCATTAACACTCTCGAAGGAGCAATTATAAAAGCATTAGACTGTTCTGCAGCAGCAGCTAATCGTGATGCTCTAGCAAAGACTGTATATGCAAGACTATTTGACTG GCTTGTTGAGAATATTAACAAATCTATTGGTCAAGATGTTGATTCCAAAGTACAAATTGGTATCTTGGATATTTATGGTTTTGAGAGCTTCAAAAATAACAG TTTTGAGCAATTCTGCATCAACTTCGCCAATGAAAAGCTTCAGCAACATTTCAATGAG CATGTATTCAAGATGGAACAGGAGGAGTACAAAAGCGAGAAAATCGATTGGAGCTACATTGAATTTATTGATAACCAAGATGTTTTGGATTTAATCGAAAAG AAACCGATTGGAATTATTGCACTGCTGGATGAAGCTTG CATGTTCCCAAAATCTACTCATGAGACCTTTGCAACAAAGATGTTCAGGAATTTCTCTTCGCATCATAGGCTTGAGAAGACAAAATTCTCGGAGACAGATTTTACTATCTCCCATTATGCTGGGAAG GTGACGTATCAAACAGAATCATTTTTGGAGAAGAATAGAGATTATATTGTTGCAGAGCACTGCAATCTTTTATCTTCGTCAAGATGCCCTTTAGTTTCTGGACTTTTTGGTACATTACCAGAAGAATCTTTGAGATCGTCGTACAAGTTCTCATCAGTTGCTTCAAGATTTAAG CAACAACTTCAAGCCCTCATGGAAACCCTCAACTCGACAGAGCCTCACTACGTACGCTGTGTGAAGCCTAACTCTGTTAATCAGCCTCAGATTTTTGAAAATCAGAGTGTCCTGCATCAACTACGCTGCGGA GGTGTTTTAGAGGCTGTTCGCATCAGTCTTGCTGGCTATCCTACCAGAAGGACTTATGCTGAATTCGTTGACCGGTTTGGTGTTCTGGTTCCCGAGTTGATGCTTGGAAG TTATGATGAGAGGGCATTGACAAAGGGAATTCTTGAAAAGATGAAGCTTGATAATTTTCAA CTTGGTAGCACTAAGGTTTTCCTTAGAGCTGGTCAAATCGCAATTTTAGATATGCGTCGTGCTGAAGTTTTGGAGAACGCTGCACGCCACATTCAAGGTCGTTTCAGAACATTCATTACACGCAAAGAGTTTGTGAAAACAAGGGAGGCTTCAATTTCTATACAAGCATATTGCAGAG GCTGTTTGGCAAGGAAGAAGTATATGGTTAAAAGAGAAACAGCGGCTGCTATAATTGTTCAAAAGTATGTCAGGAGATGGCGGCTTCATCGGACTTACCAGCAATCTCATTCAGCAGCTCTTCTTATTCAATCCTGTATTCGAGGATTTATCGCTCGCCGTTATTTCTCAGTTATCAGAGAGCAGAAAGCTGCTTTGGTGATACAG TCCTTGTGGAGAAAACGGAAGGTTATCATTCTTTTCCAACAATACAGGCAAGCCACTGTGGCAATTCAGTGTGCTTGGAGACAGAAAGTTGCAAGAAGAGAACTAAGGAGACTCAAAATG GCTGCAAATGAAGCAGGTGCACTGCGTGAGGCGAAGAATAAACTTGAGAAAAAGTTGGATGATCTTACTCTGAGACTAACCCTGGAAAGGAGACTGCGG GCTGCTGGTGAGGAAGCGAAGTCAGTAGAAATATTAAAGCGCGACAAACTGATAGAATCATTAAGTGCCGAATGTGCTGCTGCCAAGTCGGCTGCTCAAAGCGAACACGACAAAAATCTGCTACTCCAGAGGCAGTTGGATGATTCATTGAGAGAGATAACTATGTTGCGGAGTAGCAAGATTATGACAGCAGAAGCAGAAAGGGAGAACTCCAATCTGAAG AACTTAGTTGAATCATTGTCAAAGAATAATTCATCACTTGAATATGAACTCACCTCAGCTCGTAAAGGTAGTGATGCTACGATGAAGAAATTGAAAGACGTAGAGGGAAAATGCAACCATCTCCAGCAAAATTTGGACAA ATTGCAGGAAAAACTTACAAACATGGAAAATGAAAATCATGTTCTTAGGCAAAAGGCATTAAACATGTCTCCGTTGAACAATATGCCCATGACTACAAAGGCTTTTCCTCAG AAATTCGCTACACCGATTGGGCTTCCAAATGGCGAGCAGAAGCACGGATAT gaaacaccaccaccagcaaAATATCTCGCTTCACTTCCACAGAGTTTAACTAGATCAAGGAGAACCAGGATGCCTGTTGAAAGGCAGGAG GAAAATCATGAAATCTTATTACGATGCATAAAGGAAAATCTAGGATTCAAGGATGGTAAACCAGTCACCGCATGCATTATCTACAGTTGCCTTTTACACTGGCGTGCTTTTGAATCTGAGAGGACTGCTATTTTTGATCATGTCATTGAAGCCATAAATAATGTTCTCAAG GGGGAAGAGGCTGACGGTAGATTACCTTATTGGTTGTCCAATACCTCTTCATTGCTATGCCTTCTGCAGAAGAATTTACGGTCAAATGGATTATTTGCTACACCATCCCGCAGGTCTGGTGGAACTCTAGGGATTGGTGACAAGATAGTGCAA ACACTCAGATCTCCTTCAAAGCTTATGGGACGCAGTGATAATCTTGGACAAGTGGATGCTCGGTATCCAGCCATATTATTCAAACAGCAACTAACTGCGTGTGTTGAAAAGATTTTTGGGCAACTCAGGGATAATCTGAAAAAGGAAATATCACCACTTCTTAGTGTCTGCATTCAG GCTCCAAAATCATCACGTGCACAGCCTGGAAAAGCAACCAAATCACCTGGGATTGGTGCCCAACCACCATCAAACTCCCATTGGGACAATATTGTCAAATTTCTGGACTTGCTTATGGACACTTTACATGAAAATTAT GTGCCATCATTCTTTATACGTAAACTTATCACTCAGTTATTCTCTTTTATCAATATACAGCTTTTTAACAG CCTTCTTCTTCGGCGTGAATGCTGTACTTTCTCCAATGGGGAATATGTCAAAGCCGGTCTGTCATTGCTGGAGAAATGGATTACTGATGCCACGGATGAG TTTGCAGGAACATCTATGCATGAGCTAAATTATATCAGACAAGCTGTCGGATTTTTG GTCATACAtcaaaaaaggaagaagaagcttGAGGAGATTAGGAACGAACTTTGCCCG AACTTGAGTGTACGCCAAATATACAGGATATGCTCAATGTACTGGGACGACAAATACAATACCCAAGGAATATCAAATGAG GTTGTTTCTGCAATGAGGGAGGAAGTAAACAAAGATACTCAGAATCTCGTATCAAATTCCTTTTTATTAGATGACGACTTATG TATACCGTTTTCTACAGAGGATTTGTCAATTGCCATCCCTGCAATAGATTATGTAGATATAGAACTTCCAGAATCTCTTCATCACTATGCATCAGTACAGCTCCTACTCAAGCATCATGATCCACAGCCTGTCTAA